One region of Synechococcus elongatus PCC 11801 genomic DNA includes:
- a CDS encoding ferredoxin:protochlorophyllide reductase (ATP-dependent) subunit N, translating to MTTTEAPSALTFECETGNYHTFCPISCVAWLYQKIEDSFFLVIGTKTCGYFLQNAMGVMIFAEPRYAMAELEEGDISAQLNDYAELKRLCTQIKRDRNPSVIVWIGTCTTEIIKMDLEGLAPKLEAEIGIPIVVARANGLDYAFTQGEDTVLAAMAARCPEAATSEADQQERTNAIQRLLQFGKAPAAEQQPACPKHPPLILFGSVPDPVATQLTIELAKQGITVSGWLPAKRYTELPVIAEGSYAIGINPFLSRTATTLMRRRKCKVIGAPFPVGPDGSRAWIEKICSVLGIEPQGLAEREAQVWDSIEDYRQLVEGKQVFFMGDNLWEISLARFLIRCGMRCPEIGIPYLDRRYLAAELALLEETCQSMGVPLPRLVEKPDNYNQLQRIEALQPDLVITGMAHANPLEARGISTKWSVEFTFAQIHGFGNARAILELVTRPLRRNLALGTVGSSQWVSEAVIPH from the coding sequence ATGACGACTACCGAAGCACCCTCAGCACTCACTTTTGAGTGTGAAACGGGCAACTATCACACCTTTTGCCCAATTAGCTGTGTCGCTTGGCTCTATCAGAAAATTGAAGACAGCTTCTTCTTAGTGATTGGCACCAAAACCTGTGGCTATTTCCTCCAAAATGCCATGGGCGTCATGATTTTTGCCGAGCCGCGCTATGCGATGGCAGAACTCGAGGAAGGGGATATTTCTGCTCAGCTCAATGACTATGCAGAATTGAAACGCCTTTGTACTCAAATCAAACGCGATCGCAATCCCAGTGTGATTGTTTGGATTGGCACTTGCACAACTGAAATTATCAAGATGGATCTGGAGGGACTCGCCCCCAAACTGGAAGCCGAAATTGGCATTCCGATCGTGGTCGCTCGTGCCAATGGCTTGGACTACGCCTTCACCCAGGGCGAAGACACTGTGTTAGCTGCTATGGCCGCTCGCTGCCCCGAAGCTGCTACCAGCGAAGCAGATCAGCAAGAACGCACGAACGCTATCCAGCGTCTGCTTCAGTTTGGGAAAGCTCCTGCCGCTGAGCAACAGCCTGCCTGCCCCAAGCATCCCCCCCTCATCTTGTTTGGATCGGTGCCCGATCCGGTTGCCACCCAACTCACGATTGAACTGGCCAAGCAAGGAATCACAGTCTCGGGCTGGTTGCCAGCCAAGCGCTACACCGAGCTGCCAGTCATTGCTGAAGGAAGTTATGCAATCGGCATCAATCCCTTCTTGTCGCGGACTGCAACTACTTTGATGCGACGGCGAAAGTGCAAAGTCATTGGTGCGCCTTTCCCAGTTGGCCCTGATGGTAGTCGTGCGTGGATTGAAAAAATTTGCAGTGTTCTTGGTATTGAGCCACAGGGTTTGGCAGAACGCGAAGCCCAAGTTTGGGACAGCATTGAAGACTATCGTCAGCTCGTGGAAGGCAAGCAGGTCTTCTTTATGGGCGACAACCTCTGGGAAATCTCGCTGGCTCGCTTCCTGATTCGCTGCGGAATGCGCTGTCCTGAAATCGGTATCCCTTACCTCGATCGCCGCTACTTAGCAGCAGAGCTCGCCTTACTGGAGGAGACGTGCCAATCGATGGGTGTGCCTCTGCCCCGTTTGGTCGAAAAACCCGATAACTACAACCAACTGCAACGGATCGAGGCATTGCAGCCCGACTTAGTGATCACCGGCATGGCCCATGCCAACCCGCTCGAGGCACGGGGCATCAGTACCAAGTGGTCGGTGGAATTTACCTTTGCCCAGATCCATGGCTTCGGCAATGCCCGCGCCATCCTGGAATTGGTGACTCGTCCCTTGCGTCGCAACCTCGCGTTAGGGACTGTCGGCAGCAGCCAATGGGTCAGTGAAGCCGTCATTCCTCACTAG